In the Sphingobacterium sp. PCS056 genome, GTAGAAGCAACTCAAGAAATTCGTCTGCTTGAAGGTTACCAAGATATTCCTATTATCGGGATTACAGCGGGTAACATTCGTGGTGAAAGAGAAAGATGCCTAGAAGCGGGAATGTCAGATTTTCTTCCGAAACCTTTACGACAACAAGAGCTGTATGCTGTGCTGCAGAATTTTATTGAAACTACGCCCATTGAGGATCAAAGCGACATGGGCATGGATGGACGAGTAGATATCCAGGCACTGACTGAGCGGATCGACGACGATCCTAGCTTTAAATCTTTCTTTCTTAATCTGGTGATCAAAGAGCTGCAGCAGGCAACGACGCAACTCAAAAGCGCCAGAGCAGCTGATGACAGTCAACATATGCGTATTGTGCTGCATAAATTGAGGGGCACGACTTCTACCGCGGGTCTAATCAAACTGGCCAAGCTAACGGCCGATATGGAAAAAGAATTGACATCGATCGCACAATCCCTGCCTTTGTTGGATCAGATCGAGCGAGAAATTGAAATTGGAATATATTTAATAACTAAACTTTTAAACGAGCAATAGTATGTTGATTTTAATTGCTGAAGATGACGAATTGATCTTGCGCACGATCGAACATAAACTGGTAAAAGAGGGCCATACTGTTATTTTGACACGAAATGGTAAGGAGGCAATCGAAAAATTACAAGAGCTGGATATTGATCTTGTGGTGACCGATATCATGATGCCTTTTGCCTCTGGAATAGAAATTCTTTCGGCGATCCGATCATTTGGCAAAAAAACTCCTGTCATCGTGCTTTCGAGCATGGGGCAGGAAGAAGTCGTGATCGATGCGTTTGATCTGGGAGCTGCGGATTTTATGGTCAAGCCTTTCAGTCCAAACGAGCTGCTTTTGCGTATCAAACGTTTAAAAAGTTAATCTATACAGATAGGCCATGGTACACCAAATCACCTTAAATGAACTTGTTATCGCGATTATAATCGTCTTTATGATGGTTATGGTCATGATCATCGCGGTACTTTTATATAGTTTATATCAGTATCGGATATTGCACAATAGGCAGATTTGGACCCGTATCATTGAAAACAAGATTATCGAATCGATTGTTGGTGGTCATCAAGCGATAGCAGATGATCAATCTTTCAATAGCAATCTCCGAAAATATGCTTTTCGTGACCTTTTCTTAGGCTTATTGGTCACTTCTGAACGAAAATTTTCTGGTGCTGCCCGTCAGGAGATCAGCTTTCTCTTTCACCAGTATCACTTAGAAAAGGAGGCCTGGAAAAATCTTAAAAAGAAAAAAAACTACCTTGTGGTAGCGGGTATTCAAGAGCTTTCGGCGATGGGTGTAACACGTGCGCTCTCTGTATTTACATCATTGCTCAAACATTCGGATCGGCTTATCTATCAAGAAGCACAATATGCGGTCCTCACGTTTAAGGGATTTGAGGGCTTATCTTTTTTAAATACGCTGCATTCACCACTTTCTGACTGGCAGCAACTGCGTTTGCTACATTCGATAACGGAAATACCGGATTCACATGACCTGAGTCCCGCCTTATGGTTGGAGAGTAGCAATATCACAGTGATTGTTTTCACCTTTCGCTTGATACGGAAATTTCAGCTGCTCACTTTTTACAATGCAGTTTTGAAACTGTTAGATCATGATCATGTGCATGTTAGGAGGGAAGCCGTCAGAACACTGGAGTCATTGGAAAATGATGATACCGCCCATCAGTTGACAACATCATTCCCGCAGCAGCCGCTACCGGTACAGCTGGAGATATTAAAGGCATTGAAAATATCTAAAAGTATGGAGTGTCTGGCATTTCTGAAGCAGCAGTTTTTGGAACATCCGGATAATGCCATCAAAATCGCTGCTGCTGAAGTGATGGTCTGCCTGGGTCAAGAGCAGTACCTCACGGATATGGCTCTGGACAGTAACACGGCCTTGCGTTTTAAACAGATTGTCAACCATGCTTTGCAGAAAAAGATATGTTAGAATTTGCTCATATTGTCTATGAAGTCGTCATCTGGATATTTTTGGTGTATTCAGCGGCTATATTTTTGATTTATAGCTGGATAGGATTGTATGCTTATGGAGCAGTATCCCGATATAAAAACGATAATACGTTTACCGACTATAATTTGATTGCCACCAATGCCAATGCGCCTAATTTTAGCGTGATCGCACCCGCCTACAATGAAGGCATGACCGTGGTTGAAAATGTACGTTCGCTCCTGTCTCTATATTACCACAATCTGGAAATTATCATCGTCAATGATGGGAGCCGGGACGACTCGATGGACAAGCTCATCGCGGCATATGAGCTTGAATCGGTTCCTTTTTTTATACAGGGAAATATCGAAACCAAGGCCATAAAAGGCATCTACAAAAGTAAAAATTCGGCTTTTAAAAAGCTGATCGTGGTAGATAAGGAAAATGGCGGTAAGGCCGATGCGCTCAATGTTGGGGTCAATATATCATCTGGGGATTATATCGTCTGTATCGATGTCGATTGTATCTTAGAACAGGACGCATTATTGAAGCTGGCAAAGCCATTTTTGGAACAAACCGATAAACGTGTCATCGCTTGTGGAGGTGTGATTCGTCTGGCCAATAATTGCAAAATCGAAAATGGCAAAGTCGTCGATATCAATTTACCGCAGTCATGGCTTGGACGTACCCAAGCGCTAGAATATATCAGAGCCTTTGTTTTGGGCAGAATGGCCTGGTCCAGGGCGTCAGGTCTTATCTTGATCTCAGGAGCATTTGGAGCCTTTGATAAACAGATCGTGCTTGCTTGCGGTGGATATGATAGCCAGACCGTTGGTGAAGACATCGAGCTCGTCGTGCGCATGCGCCGATATATGGAAGAAGAAAAACTTCCTTATGAAGTTGTCAATATTCCCGATCCGCTCTGTTGGACAGAGGTGCCGGAGTCCAAAGAGGTCTTGAAAAAACAGCGCAATCGCTGGATGCGAGGTACGATGGAGACCTTATGGAAGCACCGCAAACTCATGTTTAATCCCAAATATGGAAAACTCGGGATGCTCAGTATTCCCTATTGGTTTTTCTTTGAGTTTCTAGGTCCTCTGATCGAATTTTTTGGCTATATCGTCTTTATTGTTTTCTTTTTTTTGGGCATCATTAATTGGACTTTTTTCTTTGCCCTATTTGCCCTGGTTATTTCCTCTGGTATCTTGTACTCGATATATGCGATATTAGTTGACTTGGTCAGTCACCAAGTTTACAGCAAGAAACAGGATCTTTCGAAATTAATTACAACGGCTATTTTAGAGCCATTTTACTTTCATCCCCTCATTGTCTGTGCCGCTGTGCGCGGTTCATTGGATTATTTTCGAAAGCAGCATAGTTGGGGAGATATGAAGCGCCAGGGTTTTCAACAGGCAGCACCTGATGCATCTTTTCTAAAGCGCGTAGGTATGCAGCTCGTGATAGGATTGAAAAATTATGGAATCATTGCACTTGTATTTTTAGGGCTGTTCCTGTTTTCGGTCGGTGTCGAATGGTGGTGGTATGGTAGACAGTTTGCACAATTAAATCATCATCCAGGTATCGTCCAACTTGTATTGGACAACCTGGCTTTGGCTTTTGAGGTATTGGCTGTGGGTGGTCTGATCTATCTGATCCTGCAGTTTGTCAGTATCCCCTTGGCTAGGTTGCAAGCGCATCTACTCCTGACATTGGTCGTCGTGATGCAATATGTCTTGTTTCTTTACTTTGCAGAATCTCGCAATTTGCTTGGAGCTGATCTATTTTATTACAATACCGCCGATCTGATGCAGATCTTACAAGCGAGCGGTATGTTGAGCATCACCAATGTCGCCTTACTGATTTTATTGGTAGTAGGTACCTATATTACTTTTTGGCTAGCGTCAAGAAAACCGCTGAAGACGATTTATGTCAGTATCACTGTATTTATACTGGGGCTGGCGGCAAGTGGTTTACCGCTCGATTATTTTAAGCGTTTTTCAGCAGGTGGAGATGAGTTTGTCCAAAATTCGGTGCGAAGTAAATGGCGTTATTTTTTAAAGTCAAATGTGACCAACTATCTCGATGAGCATCCGGGCATGCTGGCTTTTGGTGCCCAAGATGATGCTGTAGGAAGCAATGAAAGTTTTCCTTTTCTCCATGATGAGGATACCAAAGATATGTTGGGTCCTTATTTTGAAAAAGCAGCAGCAGCACCCAATCTCGTCATCATCATCGTCGAGGGGTTGGGGCATTCTTACAGTTCTCCGGCTGGATATATTGGAAATTTTACGCCTTTTATTGATGATCTGAAAAAGAGTTCGTTGTATTGGGATAATAATCTAAGCTCTTCAGGACGGACTTTTTCGGTCCTTTCGACCTTAACGGGCTCATTGCCCTTTGCTTCTCATGGCTTCTTAGAACAAGATACCTTGCCCAAGCATTTCAGTCTATTTAATATCTTACAGGCCAATGATTTTAACACCGGTTTTTTCTATGGTGGCGATGCTCATTTTGATTTCATGCAAAAATACATGGACAGTAATCAGATCGATACCTTAATTGATCAAAAAGCATTTCGTGCCCCTTACAAAAAACTTCCGGAGAAAGGGGGTGAAAGCTGGGGATATGAAGATCAGGCCGTCTTTAATAAATTGTTGGAAGTACAGCAGGTGCAGTCAAAACCCTATTTTCATGTCCTGTTGACCTTATCAACGCACAATCCATTTTTGATCAATAATGCTGCTTACTATGAACAGCTTTTTGATCAGCGAATGGCGACACAAACACTCACGGCAGATCAACGAAAGTGGGCATTGGAAAATCGAACCCAATTGGTTTCTGTTTTAAATCTGGATGATGCCATGAGTCAATTTTTTAAAGCTTATCAGCGAAGAGCTGATTACGGCAATACCATCTTTGTGATTACGGGTGACCATGCCATGCCCGAGATTCCATTGGAGAGCAAGATCGATCGTTATCATGTTCCCCTGATCATTTATTCACCTTTGCTAAAAGCGGGCCATACCTTTCATAATAAGGTGAGTCACTTTGATGTCACACCATCACTGCTAGCCTACTACAGAGAAAACTATGGAGTTCATACTCCTAAGCAGGTCACGTGGATAGGAAAGGGTTTAGAGATCGGCACCTCTGCTAAAAGTAACGGTGCTGCGATGATGCAGAGCAAAAATCAATTGATAGACTTTGTCTATGGCGACTACCATCTGTCAGATGGACAGTTGTATCAATTGGATGCGCATATGAATGAGGAACCTATTGTGGATGAGTCTTCAAGAGAACTGCTTTCTAAGCGCTTTAATACTTTTAAAAATAACAATAAAAGATTTTATACCAGCAAACAATTGTTTCCCGATAGTATTTATACGAATTATTTCAAACAAGCGATATCAAAACCTTAAAAGGTTTTGATATAGCCCAATGTGACGTCGATTTGATTGCCTTTCTCACCTAATCTAAATTCTTGATTGTAGTAGGTTGAAGAAATGGAAAAGAGATTGGTCCGATTGATGGAGAAGTTATATTCGGCACCGACTTTAAACGTTTTCAATTTGTAATTAGAAATTTCCAAAAGATTATTTCTGTTTTCTTCAGGGCTTAGACCCGTGCCGATAATAAATCCCAAATAGTCATTTGCCCCTTTGGTATAGTAACGTACTGTACCTGCATAGGATTGCGAGATATTCTGGTGACTAGGAGTCAAATAGGTCTTTAAATTGAACCAAAAGTTTTGATAGTATTTGCCTATAGATGCTGTATACATCCAGATATTGTCTGTAAAGTAAAGCTGTCTGTACCCAATCTCGCCTTCAAAACTATGGGGTAGGTTGGCGTATAAAGATACGCCAGTTCTATATTTTGGAAATATGCCTACGTTATTTGAATATCCACCTGCCACATAGAGGTAAAACATCTTGGACAATCTGGGATACGCTTCTACTTCAAACTGAACCCCATTTTCAGCAAATTTATTGGCATAGTTAGTTCTGAAAATAACAGAACCCAACGGCGTTGCTCTTTTATAACTCAGCGCTACGATGTGCCAGTCATGATCAAACTGTTTGTCAAAGTGGACAAAATTATAATTGAGGCCTATGGCATTCTTAGCGGTGTACTCTTGTATATTTTTGGCCAGTGCTCTTGCCTCAGCATGCTTAGGATTTAATTGTAACAACTGGTTTACTGATTGTTCGGCACTTGCATAGGCATTGTTGCTGTAGGCTACTTTTGCCTTTAACAGAAGCAGGTCCTGTGAAGTCGGATGAAAGGAAAGACCTTGGTCGATCAGTTCAATAGCTTGTGCAGGTTGATCATTCCAATAGACAAACGATGCATACGCCAAGTAGAAATCTTCATCTTGAACATGGGATCTATGGAGCTGTTCAAATACAGACCGAGCTGAATCGGTTTGATCAGACCAGGTGTAAAGCCGTCCTAAAAAAATCCGTATATCGGTATAATCTGGAGCCTGCTGTAATGCCTGCTTACTGATTTTTATGGCCTCGGCATAATTTTTTTGATCAAAGGCAACGGTACGAGCTTTTACAAAAAGTTCATCTGCGGTTAGTGTTTTTTCCTGACAAAAGCTTGATAATGGTCCCATCAGTAAGCCAAATAACATGTAAACAAGTTTATTCATCTTAAATCAAATTTTTTAGATATTAGGATAGATATATTTAATAACTAAAGTTAGTAAAATTTGTTTATCAATTTATCAATACTTGCTCCTTATGCACGAGGATTCTGTTATTTTAATACGGTTAGGTTAAGGCCTGCTCACTAATCTGATTTCGAGTATTTTATGGCTCTTAGCTGAGCCTGATCCAGCCACCTTAATCTTTAATTCGCTGGCTGTTAATAGCTTCTGTGCCAGTGTAAATCGCACCGTCTTAATACCTGGTGTGCCAGCTTCTGTTGACAATGTGCCTGTTTGCGTATCGTTGACCCATATCTCCGTTGCTCGTGCTGCTTGTTCATCCACATATTTGATATAGATATCAGCTGTCTGGTTACGCTCTTTTTTCATCATGTAACTAAACCAGCCCTCCGCTTCACGCCAACGGGTATCGTCAAATACGCCCGCAACACTGTTTTGTTGTTGAATAAAATGATCGGACTCAGGTTGTTGCTCTCCACAGACGACCTTATCTAGGGTCAAAGCATCTAATTTTAAACTTTCCAGCTCGTCACGTTCCATTTTTTCCTGTAATTCGGCCAGTTCTTTTTCGGTTGCCTGTGGCCAATAAATGATATAGCGGCTATCGTGTATTTTGTAAAAGGGTTCAAGTTCCATGCTGATGTGCTCTTTTCCTAATCGCAGTCCTGCTAATGAAAAGTGCAAAGGCTTTGCAGCAATAGGTTTAACCAGGTTCGGGATCTCGGATGGATCAGTTGTTAAGATCGGTAAATCGGAAGACGGTATCTGCCTGCCTTTGGCGACATGGCCCATTCGGCTGTCGTCAGCACGTAAATCGGGTAATATTTCCGTAGCTACACGTGCGCCCAATACAATAGGACCATAGAGCAGGCTATAATAATTGCTCCGATCCGGCAGCTGTTCGGTACGGATAGCCATAGGAAGCTCAATATCTACGCGATCACCTTTTTTCCATTTACGTTTGATCGATAGCATATCTTGATCCTGTTCTGTGATCTGATACACCTGACCATTGATCCGTACTGTTGGAGCCTCCTTTAACCAGATCGGTTTCCGTATGTGCAATGTAAAAGTCGATGTTTTTTGTTTAGGATGGATAATAAGGCGTGTACTGGCTTGTTCTGGATAATTATTTTCCTGTACCACTTCGACTCCTTGCTCACGCCAGTTTAATCGGGAGGGGATAAAGAGATTGACATAGAGCTGATCATCTTGGTGTGCATAGATCATTTCACCATATTTAGCATGGTTTTCTATGCCCGATCCCACACAGCACCACATGCTGGTATGCGGCTGCGAATATACCCTGTAATGTCCTGGACGAATTTGTGTAAAGTAAACAAAACCTCCATGCTCTGGATGTTGGCTGGATAAGATATGATTATATAAGCTTCGCTCGTAATAATCGAGGTATTTGCCTTGCGGATCTGTTTGGTGAAGCATTTTTGTCAACCGGAGCATATTGTAGGTATTGCAGGTTTCGGGTCCTTCAATGCTGTGGACCATTTTGGAAAAATCATCCGTCGGGTTAAAATGTTCACTGACACTGTTACCACCGATGGAGATCGAACGTTTGGATACAACAAGTTCCCAAAAGTAGCGCGCAGCATCTTCCCAAGTTTCATCCTGTGCTATATCTGCGATCCTTTTAAACCCCAGCACTTTTGGAATTTGGGTGTTGGCATGCTTGCCGGTCAATTGATCTTGATGTTGGATCAACGGGGTCAAGATCTCCTGATGGCTGAACTTGCGGGCTAGTGTCAGATAAGCTGGATTTTGCGTGATGGCAGCCACATCGGCAAATGTTTCGTTCAGTCCGCCATGTTCACTCCGCAACATATCCTGAATCTGCTTATCCGACAACTGCTGGACAAGCCTAATCGCCCAGTCTGTCATTTTGATCAGCATATCTTTAGCCTCTTTATTGCCGGTTAACAAGTAAGCATCACGTAAGCCTGCATAAGTCTTATGAATATTGTATAAGGGCACCCATTTGCCGTTTAAGTTGAAACCGCCGGCTTGAATATTTCCCTGCCTAATTTCTTCCCAGATCACCTGACCTCCAGGTACTCCACCAATGTATCCATTTCCATTTGCATCTTGACATTGTTTGAGGGTAGACAACATGTAATCCAATCTTCTTTTGATCTGTAAATCACCTGTAGACGCATACATATGAGCCAAGGCAGAAATATAGTGTCCACCGATATGACCGTCCAGTCCTGTATTTTCCCAATTGGTATAGGATTCTTTCTTTTGTGGTAGACCAGCTTCTCTAAGGAAAGGAGCCAGTAGACGATCTGCATCAAGTGTCAATAGATAAGTTAAATCCAGATCTTCAGCATGCTTGAAAGGTCCAGGGAGCAGACGTACATCTTTGAGATCAAAATAGGACAATACCGGTTTTGTCTGTGCTGATAATTCAGCAGTACAGATGACCATACAGGTGAGATAGGAAAGGATGCTCTTCAGCTTCATAACAATTCGGGTTTAGGTGATACCATTGGAGACAACGGTTTGCAGTAAATTAAATGTTATTTATACATTTATTTGATTAGAAAAAATAATTGGCTATGCTAACGTAGGTGTTACCATTAATCGTTAATAGACCAACTTGGCAAATAGCTTAAAAAAGACATGATTTTTTCTTTGTAGATATCTTTGTTCAAGCGGAAGTAGAAAGCTCCTTTTTTAGAGTTTTCTTTATCTTTTTCCTTGAGCTTAATGATCAGTTCTGAGGAAAGCAATTTACGGCTAAAATTTCGGGTATCGAGCTCGGTATCATATACGCCTTCGTAAAGGGATACAATCTGCGGAATCGTAAATTTCTCGGGCAAGAGTTCAAATAGAATAGGGTAAAGAGCTGCCTTGGCACGAAGTTCCCGTTTAGCTTTTTCAATCATCTGCTCGTGGTCAAAAATCAGTTGCGGCAGTTCTTTGAGCGGAAACCAACGTGCTTCAAATTCCTCACTGATGATATGTTTATATTGGTGGGTATCGATCAGCGCAAAATGTGCGATACTCACTACGCGTCCATATTTTTCACGGTTAGGATCTCCAAAGATACCACAGTCTTCCATATAGACATCTTCTAACCCTGTGAGCTTTTTTAATATGCGTGAAGCAGCCTGCTGGGGATTTTCATCGGGTTGAACAAATCCGCCCATTAAGCTCCATTTATTTCGTTCGGGCTCAAATCCTCGTTTTATCAGCAGAATTTCTAAAGATTCTCCATTAAATCCAAAAATAATACAGTCCACAGCTAATAATAAGCTTGGTTCGTTTTTGTAAAAATCCATCATTGATTACTCTCGTTTTATAATTAATTAGTGATACAAAATGTCTCGTATCTGTTACAATATCTAAAATGTTTCATAAAAAAACACATTTTTCTACCTATTTAATTGATTAGCTTATCAAAGCAGGTAACTATTTATTCCTATTGCAATACAAATCAACGAAAAAAAAATTAAAATTTCATTTTTTAAAAAAATAAATGTTAATTTGACATTAATTACTTTAAATACCGGATCGTATGATGGATTCAGAAAGGGGATTAAAGTATAACAGATTATAAATCAATATTATAAACCAAAACTACAAATAATGAGCAAAGCATATGTGATCGGCTTAGATTATGGAAGTGATTCCGTTCGATCGGTTTTAGTAGATGCAGCGAATGGCGAGGAGCTATCTAGTGCAGTGTTCTACTATCCGCGATGGAACAGTGGCAAATTTTGTGATCCGATGACTAACCAATTTAGACAGCACCCCTTAGACTATATCGAGGGTTTGGAATCTACCATTAAATCCTGCCTTGAAAAAGTGGGTAATCCTGATATTGCCAAAGCTGTGAAAGCGATTTCTGTTGATTCAACAGGATCTACACCAGTAGCTGTGGATGAACGCGGGGTACCGCTTGCTTTATCCGAACGCTTTGCTGACAATCCAAACGCGATGTTTGTGCTTTGGAAAGACCATACGGCAGTGAAGGAAGCTCAGGAGATCAATGATCATGCAAAAAAATACGATCCCGATTATTTAAAATATGTGGGCGGAATCTATTCTTCAGAATGGTTTTGGGCAAAATTGCTTCATGTACTGCGTAAAGATCAGGAGGTGCGCGATGCCCTCTATACTTGGGTCGAGCACTGTGATTATATCCCATTTTTACTAACGGGCGGTACGCATGCGCAAGATATTAAGCGTAGTGTCTGTGCTGCAGGACATAAGTCTTTGTGGGCAGCTGATTTTGGAGGTCTTCCGCCGAATCAATTTTTTGCTGAATTGGATCCGGTATTAGACGGCCTTGTGGATCGTTTATTTAGCAATACTTATACTTCTGCACAATCTGCTGGCACGCTCTCTGAAGAATGGGCAAACCGATTGGGGCTGTCTACTGATGTCGTGGTGGGTGTAGGTGCTTTCGACTGCCATATGGGAGCCGTAGGTGGACAGATCGAACCTTATTACTTAAGTAAAGTGATGGGAACTTCGACTTGTGATATGCTGGTGGCACCTCCTGATGAAGTGGGCGATACCTTGGTAAGAGGAATCTGTGGGCAGGTCGATGGGTCGATTATCCCAGGTATGATCGGTATGGAAGCGGGTCAATCTGCTTTTGGAGATGCTTATGCTTGGTTCAAGCAGGTGTTATCATGGCCTGTCACAAATCTGATCGGACAGTGTGAAGATATCTCTCCCGAAGATAAAGCGAAGATTGCAAACCTGATCGACACACAGTTGATCCCAGAATTAAGTAAGAAAGCAGCAGAACTGCCTGTGACCGAGTCTTCGGAATTGGCGATTGACTGGTTCAATGGACGTCGTACACCTGATGCCGATCAAACATTAAAGGGTGCTTTGTCTGGTCTTCATCTCGGAACTGATGCTGTGCGAATCTTTCGTTCTATTGTCGAAGCAACTTGCTTTGGAGCTAAAAGCATAGCCGATCGGTTTGTCGAGCAGGGTATTCCGGTAAAAGGATTGATCGGTCTTGGTGGCGTCGCTAAAAAATCTGCTTACATCATGCAGACAATGGCCGATGTGATGAATATGCCGATCCGCATCCATAAATCCGAACAGACCTGTGCTCTTGGAGCTGCCATGTTTGCGGCTACGGCGGCGGGTCTATATCCTAAGGTGGAAGATGCGATGGAAGCGATGGGACAGGGCTTCGAGAAAACGTACGAACCTCGTGCCGAAATGGTTGCCATCTATGCCAAACGATACGAACAGTATAAGCAACTGGGTGCATTTATCGAGCAAAACTAAGTGAGCGACTGTCTGAGGCATCGTCTCAGCGGTCTTTGCTGTCATTATAATTTTTAATTTTTTTTTGAAACTTTAGCATCATGAGTTATACATCCATAAAAGAAGAAGCCTATCAGTGCAACATGCAATTGCCGAAATTGGGATTGGTCCTTTTTACCTTTGGTAATGTAAGTGTCGCGGATCGTGATCAGGCTGTATTTGCCATTAAACCCAGCGGGGTTCCGTATGAGGAATTGACGCCGGATCATATGGTGATCGTTGATTTTGATGGTCAGGTCGTCGAAGGTAAACTGAGACCTTCGTCGGATACTAAGACCCACGCAGTCCTCTATAAACACTGGGAAGGGATCGGCGGTATCACACATACCCATTCGACATATGCCACAGCTTGGGCACAGAGCCAACGCGATATTCCTATTTTTGGAACGACCCATGCGGATCACCTGACCTCCGACATCCCGTGTGCCGCTCCGATGGATGATCATATGATCGCGGGCAACTATGAGTATGAAACCGGATTTCAAATTATGAATCATTTTAATAAACTTCAACTGGACTACAAGGAAGTCGAAATGATTCTAGTTGGTAACCATGCCCCATTTACCTGGGGAAAAACGGGAGCCAAATCGGTCTATAACAGTGCGGTATTGGAAACTGTCGCACAGATGGCACTCCTGACCGAGCAGATCAATCCCAAGGCGCCACGTCTAAAAGATGCTTTGATTAAAAAACATTACGAACGTAAGCACGGTGGTGCAGCGTACTATGGTCAAGAATAAATCATATCAATAATCAACTATAAACTAAATAAAATTGAAAGGAGATTGGATCTACAACCAATCCGATAAACGCTAAAATATGAATATCGATTTAAATAAATTGGAAGTTTGGTTCGTCACAGGGAGCCAGGATTTATATGGTGAAGAAACCTTAAAACAGGTTGCGCTACATGCTGAAGAAGTGGCACAGTATTTTTCTGCGCACAGCCAAATTCCTGTGCAGGTTGTCTACAAACCTATCGTGAAAAATGGTGAAGAAATCTACCATACGTTGACCGCAGCAAATGCTGCTGTGAATTGTATCGGGGTGGTCACTTGGATGCATACTTTTTCACCTGCTAAAATGTGGATCAGAGGATTGCAGGCTTTGCAGAAACCATTATTGCATCTGCATACGCAATACAATCGGGATATTCCATGGAGTACCATGGATATGGATTTTATGAACCTAAACCAAAGTGCGCACGGTGATCGTGAATTTGGTCATATTGTCACCCGTTTAAATATCGGCAGAAAAGTAGTGACTGGACATTGGCAGGATGAAGAAGTGATCGCGCGTATCCAAGTATGGGTACGCGCAGCAGCAGCTTGGCACGACTGGCAAGGCGCTAAATTTGTTCGTTTTGGCGATAATATGCGTTACGTCGCAGTTACCGATGGGGATAAAGTATCTGCAGAGACACAATTTGGTTTCTCTGTCAATACTTATGCTGTTGGTGATCTTGTTGCGATCGTCAATGCGGTCTCAGCATCACAAATCAATACTTTACTCGAGGAGTATGAGGCGACCTATGATCTGGCGCCCAATGTCATGGAGGGCGGAGAGCAACGTCAAAGTTTGGTGGAAGCAGCCCGTATCGAAATTGGATTAAGAACGTTTTTAGAAGCGGGGAACTATAAAGGTTTTACCGATACATTTGAAGATCTG is a window encoding:
- a CDS encoding ribulokinase, whose protein sequence is MSKAYVIGLDYGSDSVRSVLVDAANGEELSSAVFYYPRWNSGKFCDPMTNQFRQHPLDYIEGLESTIKSCLEKVGNPDIAKAVKAISVDSTGSTPVAVDERGVPLALSERFADNPNAMFVLWKDHTAVKEAQEINDHAKKYDPDYLKYVGGIYSSEWFWAKLLHVLRKDQEVRDALYTWVEHCDYIPFLLTGGTHAQDIKRSVCAAGHKSLWAADFGGLPPNQFFAELDPVLDGLVDRLFSNTYTSAQSAGTLSEEWANRLGLSTDVVVGVGAFDCHMGAVGGQIEPYYLSKVMGTSTCDMLVAPPDEVGDTLVRGICGQVDGSIIPGMIGMEAGQSAFGDAYAWFKQVLSWPVTNLIGQCEDISPEDKAKIANLIDTQLIPELSKKAAELPVTESSELAIDWFNGRRTPDADQTLKGALSGLHLGTDAVRIFRSIVEATCFGAKSIADRFVEQGIPVKGLIGLGGVAKKSAYIMQTMADVMNMPIRIHKSEQTCALGAAMFAATAAGLYPKVEDAMEAMGQGFEKTYEPRAEMVAIYAKRYEQYKQLGAFIEQN
- a CDS encoding NUDIX hydrolase; its protein translation is MMDFYKNEPSLLLAVDCIIFGFNGESLEILLIKRGFEPERNKWSLMGGFVQPDENPQQAASRILKKLTGLEDVYMEDCGIFGDPNREKYGRVVSIAHFALIDTHQYKHIISEEFEARWFPLKELPQLIFDHEQMIEKAKRELRAKAALYPILFELLPEKFTIPQIVSLYEGVYDTELDTRNFSRKLLSSELIIKLKEKDKENSKKGAFYFRLNKDIYKEKIMSFLSYLPSWSIND
- a CDS encoding L-ribulose-5-phosphate 4-epimerase, coding for MSYTSIKEEAYQCNMQLPKLGLVLFTFGNVSVADRDQAVFAIKPSGVPYEELTPDHMVIVDFDGQVVEGKLRPSSDTKTHAVLYKHWEGIGGITHTHSTYATAWAQSQRDIPIFGTTHADHLTSDIPCAAPMDDHMIAGNYEYETGFQIMNHFNKLQLDYKEVEMILVGNHAPFTWGKTGAKSVYNSAVLETVAQMALLTEQINPKAPRLKDALIKKHYERKHGGAAYYGQE
- a CDS encoding glycoside hydrolase family 127 protein, with amino-acid sequence MKLKSILSYLTCMVICTAELSAQTKPVLSYFDLKDVRLLPGPFKHAEDLDLTYLLTLDADRLLAPFLREAGLPQKKESYTNWENTGLDGHIGGHYISALAHMYASTGDLQIKRRLDYMLSTLKQCQDANGNGYIGGVPGGQVIWEEIRQGNIQAGGFNLNGKWVPLYNIHKTYAGLRDAYLLTGNKEAKDMLIKMTDWAIRLVQQLSDKQIQDMLRSEHGGLNETFADVAAITQNPAYLTLARKFSHQEILTPLIQHQDQLTGKHANTQIPKVLGFKRIADIAQDETWEDAARYFWELVVSKRSISIGGNSVSEHFNPTDDFSKMVHSIEGPETCNTYNMLRLTKMLHQTDPQGKYLDYYERSLYNHILSSQHPEHGGFVYFTQIRPGHYRVYSQPHTSMWCCVGSGIENHAKYGEMIYAHQDDQLYVNLFIPSRLNWREQGVEVVQENNYPEQASTRLIIHPKQKTSTFTLHIRKPIWLKEAPTVRINGQVYQITEQDQDMLSIKRKWKKGDRVDIELPMAIRTEQLPDRSNYYSLLYGPIVLGARVATEILPDLRADDSRMGHVAKGRQIPSSDLPILTTDPSEIPNLVKPIAAKPLHFSLAGLRLGKEHISMELEPFYKIHDSRYIIYWPQATEKELAELQEKMERDELESLKLDALTLDKVVCGEQQPESDHFIQQQNSVAGVFDDTRWREAEGWFSYMMKKERNQTADIYIKYVDEQAARATEIWVNDTQTGTLSTEAGTPGIKTVRFTLAQKLLTASELKIKVAGSGSAKSHKILEIRLVSRP